A section of the Desulfofalx alkaliphila DSM 12257 genome encodes:
- a CDS encoding proline--tRNA ligase, with amino-acid sequence MRVSEMFIPTLRETPAEAEVVSHKLLLRAGFIRKTAAGVYSYLPLGMRVIKKIMNIIREEMDKQGGQEMLMPIMQPAELWLESGRWQVYGPELMRFKDRHNRDFCLGPTHEEVITVLVRNDVRSYKQLPQLLYHIGNKYRDERRPRFGLMRGREFIMKDLYSFDKDEEGLQKSYEKMHRAYTNVFTRCGLTFRPVEADSGAIGGSTTHEFMVLADSGEATILYCDTCDYASNVEKASLPAAGLDAGLEKLEMREVTTPGAHTVEQVTEFLEVEARQIIKTLIYKTDKEIVAALVRGDRELNEIKLYNALGCLTLELAGPETVKEVTGAPVGYAGPVNLNDVRIIADLEVAQMVNAVAGANKGDAHLINVNPGRDFKMDLVEDIRMVTAGESCPKCDGKLQEAKGIEVGQIFKLGDKYSKILKAHYLDQNGKEKPIIMGCYGIGVGRTMAASVEQNHDDNGIIWPVSIAPYHVVVVPISVKDQQQMQLAEDIYNELSGRGIEVVLDDRNERPGVKFKDADLIGYPIRVVVGKRTAEDKVVEVYNRKTQAKENISIEELTDAIQKTLISLQ; translated from the coding sequence ATGCGCGTATCTGAAATGTTTATACCCACCTTAAGAGAAACACCTGCTGAGGCAGAGGTGGTCAGTCATAAATTACTGCTTCGTGCGGGTTTTATCCGTAAAACCGCAGCCGGGGTTTATTCTTACCTGCCCTTGGGTATGCGGGTAATTAAAAAGATAATGAACATTATTCGGGAAGAAATGGATAAACAGGGCGGTCAGGAAATGCTGATGCCTATTATGCAGCCTGCTGAGCTGTGGTTAGAATCGGGTCGGTGGCAGGTGTATGGCCCGGAGCTAATGCGTTTTAAAGACCGTCATAATAGAGATTTTTGCTTGGGTCCTACCCATGAGGAAGTAATCACGGTGTTAGTAAGAAACGATGTCAGGTCCTATAAACAATTGCCACAATTACTTTACCATATCGGCAATAAATACCGCGATGAGCGGCGCCCGCGCTTTGGCTTAATGAGGGGTAGAGAATTTATAATGAAAGACCTTTACTCCTTCGATAAAGACGAAGAAGGCTTACAAAAAAGCTATGAAAAAATGCACCGGGCATATACTAACGTATTTACGCGGTGCGGCTTAACATTTCGTCCGGTGGAAGCAGACTCCGGCGCCATAGGCGGCAGTACAACCCATGAATTTATGGTGTTGGCAGACTCCGGTGAAGCCACCATATTGTACTGCGATACTTGCGATTATGCATCAAATGTAGAAAAGGCATCACTGCCCGCTGCCGGTTTAGATGCCGGCCTTGAAAAACTTGAAATGAGGGAAGTGACTACCCCCGGTGCCCATACGGTGGAGCAGGTTACTGAATTTTTAGAGGTTGAAGCCCGGCAAATAATCAAGACGCTTATCTATAAAACTGACAAAGAAATAGTTGCCGCCCTGGTAAGGGGAGACAGAGAGCTAAACGAAATTAAATTATATAATGCCTTGGGCTGCCTAACCTTGGAACTGGCAGGGCCGGAAACCGTAAAAGAAGTAACCGGTGCTCCGGTGGGTTATGCCGGCCCGGTGAACCTTAATGATGTGCGTATTATTGCAGATTTAGAAGTGGCACAAATGGTCAATGCAGTTGCAGGGGCAAATAAAGGTGATGCCCATTTAATAAATGTTAATCCCGGTCGTGATTTTAAAATGGACTTGGTGGAGGATATTCGGATGGTCACAGCCGGTGAATCTTGCCCCAAATGTGATGGAAAACTGCAGGAGGCTAAGGGCATAGAAGTTGGGCAGATCTTTAAATTAGGTGATAAATACAGTAAAATACTTAAGGCTCACTACTTGGACCAAAACGGCAAAGAAAAACCCATTATCATGGGCTGCTACGGCATAGGTGTCGGTCGTACAATGGCTGCATCTGTGGAACAAAACCATGATGATAATGGCATAATTTGGCCGGTGAGCATTGCCCCTTACCATGTTGTGGTAGTTCCTATAAGCGTTAAGGATCAACAACAGATGCAGTTGGCAGAGGACATTTATAATGAATTAAGTGGTAGGGGCATAGAGGTTGTATTAGATGATCGCAATGAGCGTCCCGGCGTCAAATTTAAAGATGCTGACCTAATCGGTTATCCCATAAGAGTGGTGGTTGGAAAGAGAACGGCGGAAGACAAAGTCGTTGAAGTATATAATCGAAAAACCCAAGCAAAAGAAAACATAAGCATAGAAGAATTGACAGATGCAATACAGAAAACATTGATATCCCTTCAATAA
- a CDS encoding PolC-type DNA polymerase III: protein MQSTKEMITKLLPDAKVAKVQVDTRQCCWHIHLNCSTPPDKERLEEIKQYFYRVMPELKAVNFTITTKLTDQEIAQKLSEIWAKAISFVIKGVPSAKGWLQTARYNYREGTLAVQLKDKLGIKMLQQRDVVNQLAEQFATEIGFIPKIELSCDDNKDIDRQPSWQSKAEEEYVKKIQQAVTGSANTADKTSKKNNNAKSTPADTGVFIGRAIKEQAVKLENIQEEERQVVVCGRVFGVDLKELRSGRQLLMFNITDNTDSIAVKCFLEKDKSEGAAKIKNGSWVLVRGPVQHDRYTQELTLMAYDINASSAPERVDEAKEKRVELHLHTKMSAMDAVLDATTAITQAARWGHPAVAITDHGVIQAFPEAYSAGEKAGIKVIYGVEAYLIDDGAPVVENPTATDLANTEFVVFDIETTGLHPRTDEIIEIGALKFSGFEVVDSFSTLIRPKATIPLEIVKLTGITADMVKDAPDAAAALEKFLGFIGDAVLVAHNAAFDVPFIRVNLKKLLGKSLNNPVLDTLTLSRALYPSLKNHKLKTLCAEFKVPLENHHRAVDDAGATGKLLKIFLDKCIDQGIKRLADLNTLIGSGNLDKVKPNHVTILAQSQKGLENLYNLISLSHLKYFYRHPRIPKSLLASYREGLLIGSACEAGELFRSILAGAPEDKIEKIASFYDYLEIQPVGNSEFLVNTGQLQSIDQLREIYRYIYRLGKRLGKPVVATGDVHFLNAEDEIYRRILMYGQGFEDAEKQPPLYFKTTNEMLDEFSYLGKEASYEVVVTNPREIADSVDKLLPVPLEPYPPKIEGAEQQITNMAEQGAQELYGNPLPAIVKERLDKELKSIIGNGFAVLYLIAHKLVKKSMDDGYLVGSRGSVGSSLVATLTGITEVNPLPPHYRCPRCKFSRFVEDGSYGSGADMPDEECPNCGSVLKKDGHDIPFEVFMGFEGDKVPDIDLNFSGEYQPRAHKYTEELFGKDKVFRAGTIGTIAEKTAYGFVKKYLDEKKLVKREAEINRLVNGCTGVKRTTGQHPGGMMVVPKDIDVHKITPLQHPADDKKSGIITTHFDYHSIHDCLIKLDILGHDDPTVIKMLEDLTGVKAQEIPLDDPETLSLFYSTHALGVTPEQIRSQVGSYAIPEFGTKFVRQMLVDTKPKTFSELVRISGFSHGTDVWLNNAQDLIKEGVCQLSEAISARDDIMVYLIYQGLPPKQAFKIMEKVRKGRGVDEEDAESMRSHGVPQWYIESCRKIKYMFPKAHAVAYVMMAFRIAWFKVNYPKEFYATYFTVRADDFDADHIIGGQQAVLKAIEEIEAKGVTASTKEKNMLTILEVALEMYARGINFQRVDLKRSHSTKFLIVGEELLPPLMALQGLGESAAKSIVKAREESPFTSIEDLRNRAKVSKTVIEIMENHGCLQGMDQTDQLSLF from the coding sequence TTGCAAAGTACGAAGGAAATGATAACCAAATTACTTCCTGATGCAAAGGTGGCAAAAGTTCAGGTGGATACCCGGCAATGCTGTTGGCACATCCACCTGAACTGTTCTACCCCTCCGGATAAAGAAAGACTGGAAGAAATAAAACAGTATTTTTACCGGGTAATGCCTGAGTTAAAAGCGGTTAATTTTACAATAACCACAAAATTAACTGATCAAGAAATTGCGCAAAAACTATCTGAAATATGGGCTAAAGCAATTAGCTTTGTTATTAAGGGTGTTCCTTCGGCCAAGGGCTGGCTGCAAACTGCCCGGTATAACTACAGGGAAGGCACACTGGCAGTACAACTAAAGGATAAGTTAGGCATAAAAATGTTACAACAGCGGGATGTTGTTAATCAACTGGCTGAACAGTTTGCCACTGAAATTGGTTTTATACCCAAAATTGAACTTTCATGTGATGACAATAAAGACATTGACCGTCAGCCGTCATGGCAAAGCAAAGCAGAAGAAGAGTATGTTAAAAAAATACAGCAGGCTGTGACAGGCTCTGCCAATACCGCTGACAAGACAAGTAAAAAAAATAACAATGCTAAATCTACACCCGCCGATACGGGTGTTTTTATTGGTCGTGCCATTAAAGAGCAAGCGGTGAAGTTGGAAAACATCCAAGAGGAAGAGCGGCAGGTGGTGGTCTGCGGTCGGGTATTTGGAGTGGATCTTAAAGAGTTGCGCAGCGGAAGACAATTATTAATGTTTAATATAACCGACAACACCGACTCCATAGCTGTAAAGTGTTTTTTGGAAAAGGATAAATCTGAGGGTGCTGCAAAGATCAAAAATGGCAGTTGGGTGTTGGTAAGGGGCCCGGTACAACATGACCGCTATACTCAAGAGCTTACATTAATGGCCTATGATATTAATGCAAGCTCAGCTCCTGAACGGGTGGATGAGGCCAAAGAAAAAAGAGTGGAATTGCACTTACATACCAAGATGAGTGCAATGGATGCCGTACTCGACGCCACCACTGCCATCACACAGGCCGCCCGGTGGGGGCATCCGGCGGTAGCCATTACAGACCACGGCGTAATACAAGCTTTTCCGGAAGCCTATAGTGCCGGTGAAAAGGCCGGCATAAAGGTGATATACGGTGTTGAAGCTTATCTAATAGATGACGGTGCACCGGTGGTGGAGAACCCCACTGCCACAGACTTAGCGAACACTGAGTTTGTAGTCTTTGACATTGAGACCACCGGACTTCACCCCCGAACCGACGAAATAATTGAAATAGGTGCTTTGAAATTCTCTGGGTTCGAAGTGGTAGATAGCTTTTCAACACTGATACGGCCGAAAGCAACAATACCCCTAGAAATAGTTAAGCTGACCGGCATCACTGCTGATATGGTTAAAGACGCCCCCGATGCGGCAGCGGCATTGGAAAAATTTCTAGGCTTTATTGGTGATGCCGTATTGGTTGCTCACAACGCAGCCTTTGATGTGCCTTTTATAAGGGTAAATCTTAAAAAACTGCTAGGGAAGTCGTTAAACAATCCTGTGTTGGATACACTGACTTTGTCACGGGCTTTGTATCCCAGTTTAAAAAATCATAAGCTTAAAACACTGTGTGCAGAGTTTAAGGTGCCCTTAGAAAACCATCACCGGGCGGTGGATGATGCCGGCGCCACAGGCAAATTGTTAAAAATATTTTTAGATAAATGCATAGATCAAGGTATCAAAAGGCTGGCAGATTTAAACACGCTAATTGGCAGCGGTAATTTAGATAAAGTAAAGCCTAATCATGTCACCATTTTGGCGCAATCTCAAAAGGGTTTAGAGAACTTATATAATTTGATCAGCTTGTCCCATTTAAAATACTTTTACCGGCATCCACGTATACCCAAAAGCCTGCTGGCGTCCTATCGTGAGGGTCTTTTAATTGGTTCAGCCTGCGAAGCCGGAGAGTTGTTTAGAAGTATTCTTGCCGGTGCACCTGAAGATAAAATTGAAAAGATAGCTTCCTTTTACGATTACCTGGAAATACAACCGGTGGGCAACAGTGAGTTTTTGGTTAACACCGGTCAGTTACAAAGCATCGATCAGCTAAGGGAAATATACCGGTACATCTACCGGCTGGGTAAAAGGCTGGGCAAGCCAGTGGTGGCCACCGGAGATGTGCACTTTTTAAATGCTGAGGATGAAATATATCGCCGCATTTTAATGTACGGTCAGGGTTTTGAAGATGCTGAAAAACAGCCCCCCCTCTACTTTAAGACCACCAATGAGATGTTGGACGAGTTCTCATATCTTGGAAAAGAGGCTTCATATGAAGTGGTTGTGACAAACCCTAGAGAGATTGCTGATTCAGTAGATAAGCTACTGCCTGTTCCCCTGGAACCTTATCCCCCTAAAATTGAAGGGGCAGAGCAGCAAATTACAAATATGGCTGAGCAAGGGGCACAGGAACTATACGGAAATCCGCTACCGGCCATTGTGAAAGAAAGGCTGGATAAAGAGTTAAAATCCATTATCGGCAACGGATTTGCCGTTTTATATCTTATTGCCCATAAGCTTGTAAAAAAGTCTATGGATGATGGGTATTTAGTTGGCTCCAGGGGTTCCGTCGGTTCCTCCCTGGTGGCCACCCTAACCGGCATAACTGAGGTTAACCCTTTACCCCCCCATTACCGGTGCCCCCGGTGCAAATTTAGCCGGTTTGTAGAAGACGGCAGTTATGGTAGCGGGGCGGATATGCCTGATGAAGAATGCCCAAATTGCGGCAGTGTTTTAAAAAAAGATGGGCATGATATTCCCTTTGAAGTTTTTATGGGCTTTGAGGGAGATAAGGTGCCGGATATAGATTTGAACTTTTCCGGTGAGTATCAACCCCGGGCTCATAAATACACAGAGGAGTTATTTGGCAAGGATAAGGTGTTTAGGGCCGGTACCATAGGTACCATAGCCGAAAAAACAGCCTATGGTTTTGTGAAAAAATATCTTGATGAAAAAAAATTGGTTAAACGGGAAGCGGAAATTAACCGCTTAGTGAATGGTTGCACCGGAGTTAAACGCACCACCGGACAGCACCCCGGAGGTATGATGGTTGTGCCTAAGGATATAGATGTGCACAAAATTACACCGTTACAACATCCGGCTGACGATAAGAAAAGTGGTATTATCACCACCCATTTCGACTATCATTCCATTCATGACTGCCTGATAAAATTAGATATTTTAGGACATGATGATCCCACTGTTATTAAAATGTTGGAAGACCTTACCGGTGTAAAGGCCCAAGAGATACCCTTGGATGATCCAGAAACACTAAGCTTATTTTATAGCACCCATGCCTTAGGTGTCACTCCGGAACAAATTCGATCTCAGGTGGGGTCCTATGCCATCCCTGAATTTGGTACAAAATTTGTACGCCAAATGTTGGTTGATACAAAGCCAAAGACATTCAGTGAACTGGTGCGTATTTCCGGTTTTTCACACGGCACTGATGTGTGGCTGAACAACGCCCAAGATCTAATTAAAGAGGGTGTTTGTCAGTTATCCGAGGCTATTTCTGCCCGGGATGATATTATGGTCTATCTTATTTATCAAGGACTACCACCTAAACAGGCATTTAAAATAATGGAGAAGGTACGTAAGGGTAGAGGAGTGGATGAAGAGGACGCAGAATCAATGCGCAGCCACGGCGTTCCCCAGTGGTATATAGAGTCATGTCGCAAAATCAAGTACATGTTCCCAAAGGCCCATGCTGTTGCTTATGTGATGATGGCTTTTCGGATAGCATGGTTTAAGGTAAATTACCCTAAGGAGTTTTATGCCACTTATTTTACAGTGCGAGCCGATGATTTTGATGCAGATCACATTATAGGCGGCCAACAGGCTGTACTTAAGGCCATTGAAGAAATAGAAGCAAAGGGAGTGACTGCATCAACAAAGGAAAAAAACATGCTTACAATTTTAGAAGTGGCATTGGAGATGTATGCCCGGGGTATAAACTTTCAAAGGGTGGACCTAAAACGTTCACATTCCACTAAGTTTTTAATTGTAGGCGAAGAACTGCTGCCACCTTTGATGGCACTGCAAGGACTAGGTGAGTCTGCTGCCAAAAGTATAGTGAAAGCCCGGGAAGAATCACCCTTTACTTCAATAGAAGATTTAAGAAACCGAGCTAAGGTGTCGAAAACCGTAATTGAAATTATGGAAAACCATGGTTGTTTACAAGGCATGGATCAAACTGATCAATTGAGCTTATTTTAA
- the rimP gene encoding ribosome maturation factor RimP — MSKSKVTAQVAEFAKPIVEEMNLELVDVEYVKEGANWYLRIYIDKEGGVDLDDCQAVSQRLDSILDEKDPIPQSYILEVSSPGIERPLKKPDDYRRFAGKKVAISTYEPLNGRKKFTAKLLGFDQTGVQLELDNQQVTIPMEKIASAKLVVEF, encoded by the coding sequence ATGAGCAAATCTAAAGTAACTGCACAGGTTGCAGAATTTGCTAAACCTATAGTAGAGGAAATGAATTTAGAGTTGGTGGATGTTGAGTACGTAAAAGAGGGAGCAAATTGGTATTTGCGGATATATATAGATAAAGAAGGCGGGGTTGATTTAGATGATTGTCAGGCAGTGTCACAACGATTAGACAGCATACTGGATGAAAAAGACCCCATACCTCAATCCTACATTTTAGAAGTATCTTCACCCGGCATTGAAAGGCCGTTAAAAAAACCTGATGATTACCGCCGTTTTGCCGGCAAAAAAGTTGCAATAAGTACATATGAGCCGTTGAACGGGCGTAAAAAATTTACCGCTAAGTTGTTGGGCTTTGACCAAACAGGTGTACAACTGGAACTTGATAACCAGCAAGTAACAATTCCAATGGAAAAAATTGCTTCGGCGAAGCTGGTGGTAGAATTTTAA
- the nusA gene encoding transcription termination factor NusA yields MNTEFLDALHDLEKEKGISVDILLDAIEAALLTAYKRNFGSVQNAKVTIDRDTGDFRVYSQRLVTDKVEDERMEISLEDARAINPNYSLGDVVETEVTPKNFGRIAAQTAKQVVVQRIREAERNIIYDEYVDREGDIITGVIQRIEQRNAYIELGKTEAVLAPSEQIPGENLYPGMRLKCYIVEVRKTTKGPQIMVSRTHPGLLKRLFELEVPELHEGVVELKSVSREAGSRSKIAVYSKDENVDPVGACVGPKGMRVQSIVNELNGEKIDIVKWDPDPSKFVANSLSPSKVVAVEIWEDEKVARVIVPDYQLSLAIGKEGQNARLAAKLSGWKIDIKSESQMKEIYPQYGETSDYYDEDSYDDYTEGYDDDLSDEYLDDNSGEPVDVEENIVDEEVPK; encoded by the coding sequence ATGAATACTGAGTTTTTAGATGCATTACATGATCTGGAAAAGGAAAAGGGCATATCGGTGGATATCTTGTTGGATGCCATAGAAGCCGCACTGCTAACTGCCTATAAACGAAACTTTGGCTCTGTTCAAAATGCTAAAGTTACTATTGATAGGGATACTGGGGATTTTAGGGTGTACTCCCAAAGGCTAGTAACTGATAAAGTTGAAGATGAACGAATGGAAATATCTCTTGAAGACGCCCGGGCAATTAATCCAAATTACAGCCTGGGCGATGTTGTGGAAACAGAAGTCACACCCAAGAACTTTGGTCGCATAGCCGCTCAAACTGCTAAACAAGTTGTGGTGCAGAGAATTCGGGAAGCAGAACGAAATATTATTTATGATGAGTACGTAGACCGTGAAGGTGATATTATCACCGGGGTTATTCAACGCATTGAACAGCGCAATGCATATATTGAATTGGGAAAAACCGAGGCTGTGCTTGCACCCTCAGAACAAATACCCGGAGAAAACTTATATCCGGGCATGAGACTTAAATGTTATATTGTAGAAGTGAGAAAGACCACTAAGGGACCGCAGATAATGGTTTCCCGCACCCATCCGGGGCTGCTAAAGAGACTTTTTGAATTAGAGGTGCCGGAATTGCATGAGGGTGTGGTGGAGTTAAAGTCTGTTTCCCGTGAAGCGGGCTCCCGATCAAAAATAGCAGTTTATTCTAAAGATGAGAACGTAGACCCTGTGGGTGCCTGTGTAGGTCCTAAGGGAATGAGAGTGCAGAGTATTGTCAATGAACTAAATGGGGAAAAGATTGATATAGTAAAATGGGACCCAGACCCTTCGAAATTTGTGGCTAATTCCCTTTCACCTTCTAAGGTGGTGGCTGTTGAAATATGGGAAGATGAGAAGGTGGCGCGGGTAATTGTTCCGGATTACCAATTATCACTTGCCATAGGAAAAGAGGGGCAAAATGCCAGATTGGCAGCTAAGTTAAGCGGCTGGAAAATTGACATTAAGAGTGAAAGCCAGATGAAAGAAATTTACCCCCAGTATGGTGAAACATCTGACTATTATGATGAAGATAGTTATGATGATTATACTGAAGGGTATGATGATGATCTGTCTGATGAATACCTTGATGATAATTCCGGTGAACCGGTGGATGTTGAAGAAAACATTGTTGATGAAGAAGTGCCAAAATAA
- the rnpM gene encoding RNase P modulator RnpM, translated as MAKVRKKPFRMCVGCQEMKIKKDLIRIVRTPDETIEIDYTGKKSGRGAYICPQQQCLEKARKGNRLEKALKHSVSSEVYEKLLQELESSE; from the coding sequence ATGGCTAAGGTACGAAAAAAGCCTTTCCGCATGTGTGTGGGATGTCAAGAGATGAAGATAAAAAAAGACTTGATACGCATCGTGCGCACCCCCGACGAAACGATAGAAATAGATTACACCGGCAAAAAATCAGGCCGGGGGGCTTATATATGCCCCCAACAGCAGTGTCTTGAAAAGGCAAGAAAAGGCAATAGATTGGAAAAGGCACTTAAACATAGTGTTAGCAGCGAGGTATATGAAAAACTGCTGCAGGAGTTGGAATCAAGTGAATAA
- a CDS encoding L7Ae/L30e/S12e/Gadd45 family ribosomal protein codes for MNKKAVNLLGLCQRAGKLLTGDYQVKSAIKSGRALLVLLATDASQRTKKEYLYMGKANKVPVIETGTKAEYGVLAGKTPRAALAVIDNNFAKGISEVIVRGEA; via the coding sequence GTGAATAAAAAGGCAGTCAATTTATTAGGTCTTTGCCAGCGTGCAGGAAAACTATTAACAGGTGATTATCAGGTTAAATCAGCCATTAAGAGCGGAAGGGCTCTGCTGGTACTGCTGGCTACCGATGCTTCCCAGCGTACCAAAAAGGAATATCTATACATGGGGAAGGCTAACAAGGTTCCTGTGATTGAAACCGGCACCAAAGCGGAATATGGTGTGTTGGCCGGTAAAACACCTAGAGCGGCATTGGCGGTGATAGATAATAACTTTGCTAAGGGTATTTCTGAGGTAATTGTTAGGGGAGAGGCGTGA
- the infB gene encoding translation initiation factor IF-2, whose amino-acid sequence MTKKRVHELAKELNVESKDVINKLSSLGVTVKSVLATVEEQYVEKLKAMMEPKKSHDVKGSERKKKEHNRGPGLVDRVPSRPPDRRFDERKSEQAGNTRQGQSGQKGQHQSKQGKAASRGGQQGRPGNRGGQQGKADRGGQQGRPGSRGGQPGKTASRDSQQGKQLAQHKRTSKDKEIAIPKPDPVVSAQAKAKAQERPRPEQRGKANKMANKDRWIEQKERQEKFKSQKRRPQKKRFDKKSQEKQQPGQPVEKKPITIGESLTVQELAEKLRRTAADVIKTLMGMGLMATINQEIDADTATIVANEFGYDTIVKVKEDIEELVMAEPEDDSEELELRPPVVTVMGHVDHGKTSLLDAIREANVTATEAGGITQHIGAYQVEKNGKKITFLDTPGHAAFTAMRARGAKVTDIAILVVAADDGVMPQTVEAINHAKAADVPIIVAINKIDKPQAAPDRVRQELTQHGLVVEQWGGDVISVEVSALKQTGLEELLEMILLVSEISELKANPNRLARGTVVEAELDKGRGPVATVLVQNGTLKVGDPVVVGRAYGRVRAMMDYFGRRVKKAGPSTPVEVLGLNDVPEAGDILVAVEDEKIARAVAEKRQNRKREEEMKLTNKLSLDDLFKHIKAGNIKELPIIIKADVQGSVEALSQSLERLSNEEVKITMVHGGVGAITETDIMLASASNAIIIGFNVRPDVNARKAAETENVDIRLYQVIYSAIEDMKAAMSGLLDPEYKEVVIGRVEVRKTFKVSRIGTIAGSYVLEGKITRDSGVRVIRDGIVIHEGKIEALKRFKDDAKEVPQGYECGITLEKFNDFQEGDIIEPFVIEEVKRELA is encoded by the coding sequence ATGACAAAAAAACGTGTACATGAACTTGCCAAAGAGCTTAATGTTGAGAGTAAAGATGTTATAAATAAATTATCTTCCCTTGGAGTCACAGTAAAGTCTGTTCTGGCCACAGTGGAAGAACAATATGTTGAAAAGTTAAAAGCCATGATGGAACCTAAAAAAAGCCATGACGTAAAAGGTTCAGAACGTAAAAAGAAAGAACACAATCGAGGACCTGGATTGGTGGACAGGGTACCGTCCAGACCACCGGATCGCCGTTTTGATGAACGCAAATCTGAACAGGCCGGTAACACCCGCCAGGGACAAAGCGGACAAAAAGGCCAGCATCAATCTAAACAGGGCAAGGCTGCCAGCCGTGGCGGCCAACAGGGCAGACCGGGCAATCGTGGTGGCCAACAAGGAAAAGCTGATCGCGGCGGTCAGCAGGGTAGACCCGGCAGTCGCGGTGGCCAACCGGGTAAAACTGCATCCCGTGACAGTCAACAAGGTAAACAGCTGGCACAACATAAAAGGACTTCTAAAGATAAAGAGATAGCAATTCCTAAACCGGATCCGGTGGTGAGTGCACAGGCCAAGGCCAAGGCCCAAGAACGACCGAGGCCTGAACAAAGAGGAAAAGCAAATAAAATGGCCAATAAAGACCGCTGGATAGAACAAAAGGAACGGCAGGAGAAATTTAAATCCCAAAAACGCCGGCCTCAAAAGAAAAGGTTCGATAAGAAATCACAGGAAAAGCAGCAACCGGGACAACCCGTAGAGAAGAAACCAATAACCATTGGCGAAAGTCTTACTGTACAAGAGCTGGCTGAAAAGCTGCGCCGTACTGCTGCCGATGTTATTAAGACGCTGATGGGCATGGGTTTAATGGCCACAATTAACCAGGAAATAGATGCTGATACTGCAACCATAGTGGCCAACGAATTTGGTTATGATACCATTGTAAAAGTTAAAGAAGATATTGAAGAATTGGTGATGGCTGAGCCGGAGGATGACAGTGAAGAACTTGAGCTGCGTCCACCTGTGGTTACAGTGATGGGTCATGTTGACCATGGGAAAACCTCTTTACTGGATGCCATACGGGAGGCAAATGTAACTGCCACTGAAGCCGGAGGCATAACACAACATATAGGCGCTTACCAGGTAGAGAAAAACGGTAAAAAGATTACTTTTTTAGACACGCCGGGACACGCAGCCTTTACAGCCATGCGCGCCCGTGGGGCAAAGGTGACGGATATTGCTATTTTGGTGGTTGCAGCAGATGACGGTGTAATGCCCCAAACCGTAGAAGCTATTAACCATGCTAAGGCAGCGGATGTACCGATAATTGTGGCCATCAATAAAATTGATAAACCGCAGGCAGCACCGGACAGAGTACGCCAGGAACTGACTCAGCATGGATTGGTGGTAGAACAATGGGGTGGCGATGTTATCAGTGTAGAAGTATCGGCCCTTAAACAAACCGGCTTAGAGGAACTGCTGGAAATGATTTTGCTGGTATCCGAGATATCTGAGTTAAAAGCAAACCCCAACAGACTGGCCCGTGGAACTGTAGTAGAAGCAGAATTAGACAAGGGACGTGGCCCAGTTGCCACTGTCTTGGTGCAAAACGGCACCTTAAAAGTAGGCGATCCTGTGGTGGTAGGCCGTGCCTATGGCCGTGTTAGAGCAATGATGGATTACTTCGGCAGGAGAGTGAAAAAGGCAGGACCTTCTACTCCAGTTGAAGTGCTTGGGCTGAATGATGTTCCTGAAGCCGGTGATATTTTAGTTGCAGTTGAAGACGAAAAAATTGCCCGGGCAGTGGCAGAGAAACGTCAAAACCGCAAACGGGAAGAAGAAATGAAATTAACCAATAAACTTTCACTGGATGACCTGTTTAAACATATCAAAGCAGGTAATATAAAAGAGCTGCCCATTATTATTAAAGCCGATGTACAGGGCTCTGTGGAAGCCTTAAGCCAGTCGCTGGAACGTTTATCAAACGAGGAAGTAAAGATCACAATGGTGCATGGGGGAGTAGGTGCAATCACTGAGACTGATATAATGCTGGCATCTGCCTCTAATGCAATTATCATTGGTTTTAACGTAAGACCTGACGTTAATGCCCGCAAGGCTGCGGAGACTGAAAATGTGGATATTAGGTTGTACCAAGTAATATACAGTGCCATTGAAGACATGAAGGCGGCCATGAGTGGTCTGTTAGATCCTGAATATAAAGAAGTGGTCATCGGCAGAGTTGAGGTTCGAAAAACCTTCAAGGTTTCGAGAATTGGTACCATTGCAGGAAGTTATGTTTTAGAAGGTAAAATCACCCGTGATTCAGGAGTACGGGTAATAAGGGACGGAATTGTTATTCACGAAGGTAAAATTGAAGCCTTAAAGCGCTTTAAAGATGATGCTAAAGAAGTGCCCCAGGGTTATGAATGTGGTATTACTCTTGAAAAATTTAATGATTTTCAAGAGGGCGATATAATCGAGCCCTTTGTTATTGAAGAGGTAAAAAGGGAATTGGCCTAA